The Cynocephalus volans isolate mCynVol1 chromosome 2, mCynVol1.pri, whole genome shotgun sequence genome window below encodes:
- the C2H5orf34 gene encoding uncharacterized protein C5orf34 homolog: MAAELRMVLYEDDSVQVQYVDGSKLQLSPCGSEFLFEKSPPASAHPLEQSERIRQRTHFVISTYRDQLQRALDFRNSSATCPFLSESIIPSERKKRVFIDISEVKWPSLDTDDSKMCMENGNVKITSVDGHAYLCLPKSQHEFTVHFLCKVSQKPDSSTILSEKNNQVPKDKLVEKAGKICTCESLQGQRRKNKESELYCQIMKSKEPLEKTSCINGTEGRKELPSAGTRHTCVYTWVRQRWSVASCPEEWKYPLSLALYFYNKISDTSKIDAHITQSRTLTSRVSEERGKEVSVLPRALLLSCPVPHLHRWNFCDSLLQRQSDEEEYSYPELVKVVWYKGVTFRLTHKNVNSIEIYPGDGSIFKSEGAYFGNYFTCYSNQGRSEEREEKTYSVKNLPPDRPGNLFSVCSLIKQATRILQHCAKVRLSLSHNYRICCWKMVPRINDSNILPFLLKESLIPSVGRFLVYSDDKVHAIFLDGITLTLNWNFSSSTENRQVNQSLNLGWCKLTFPDGQDQLIQIEHPGPYERYVTTVTSWCRRLTQASPRQMLTHPSSCVLEENWSVASELEKIQKFNLLLENSGILNQISKKNEQFSDHYEPRSSEILLEEDNEKRVSVALKKTSEILQDIDCLLSNSKK, encoded by the exons ATGGCGGCTGAACTGCGAATGGTACTTTACGAAGATGATTCGGTGCAAGTACAGTATGTTGATGGTTCCAAATTGCAGCTTTCTCCCTGTGGctctgaatttttatttgaaaagtcaCCTCCTGCTTCAGCACATCCTTTAGAACAATCAGAAAGAATTCGTCAAAGGACACACTTTGTTATTAGCACTTACCGA GACCAACTACAGCGAGCCCTAGATTTTCGAAACTCTTCAGCTACCTGCCCTTTTTTATCTGAAAGCATCATACCTTCCGAAAGAAAAAAG CGTGTCTTCATTGACATCTCAGAAGTGAAATGGCCCAGTCTTGACACAGATGATAGCAAGATGTGTATGGAGAATGGCAATGTGAAGATAACATCTGTAGATGGTCACGCATATCTTTGCCTGCCCAAATCTCAGCATGAATTTACAGTACATTTTTTGTGTAAAGTTAGCCAGAAGCCAGACTCATCCACAAtattgtcagaaaaaaataatcaagtcCCAAAAGATAAACTAGTTGAAAAAGCTGGCAAAATCTGTACATGTGAAAGTTTACAAGGACAGAGACGGAAGAATAAAGAAAGTGAACTTTACTGCCAGATCATGAAATCCAAAGAACCTTTAGAGAAGACAAGTTGTATAAATGGAACTGAAGGCAGGAAGGAGCTGCCTTCAGCTGGTACAAGacacacatgtgtatacacatgGGTAAGGCAGCGCTGGTCTGTGGCCTCCtgtccagaggaatggaaataccCTTTGTCTTtagcactttatttttataataaaattagcgATACGTCTAAAATTGATGCACATATCACCCAGAGTAGAACTTTAACTTCTCGTGTttcagaggaaagaggaaaagaggtgTCTGTTCTTCCCAGGGCCCTATTACTCAGCTGTCCTGTCCCACACCTGCACAG GTGGAATTTTTGTGACTCACTTTTACAGAGACAGTCTGATGAGGAAGAATATTCCTATCCTGAACTGGTGAAAGTGGTTTGGTATAAGGGTGTTACATTTAG ACTTACCCATAAAAATGTGAACTCAATAGAGATTTATCCTGGAGATGGATCTATTTTCAAATCAGAAGGAGCTTATTTTGGAAACTATTTTACATGTTATTCCAATCAAGGAAGATCAGAAGAG agagaagaaaaaacttaTTCAGTAAAAAACCTTCCTCCAGATAGACCAGGAAATCTGTTCTCTGTGTGTTCTCTAATTAAGCAGGCAACCAG AATTCTTCAACATTGTGCTAAGGTGAGGCTTTCTTTAAGCCATAACTATCGTATATGCTGCTGGAAAATG GTACCTAGGATAAATGATAGCAATATACTGccttttcttttgaaagaatCACTCATACCcagcgtgggaagatttcttgTCTACTCTGATGACAAAGTACATGCTATCTTTTTAGATGGCATTACGCTAACCCTAAATTGGAATTTCAGCTCTTCTACTGAAAACAGACAG GTAAATCAAAGTCTCAACTTAGGTTGGTGTAAGTTAACTTTTCCTGATGGACAAGATCAGTTAATTCAAATTGAACACCCTGGACCATATGAAAG ATATGTGACAACAGTAACATCATGGTGCAGAAGACTGACCCAGGCTAGTCCAAGACAGATGCTCACACATCCTTCATCTTGTGTTCTCGAAGAAAactg GTCTGTTGCTTCTGAACTTGAAAAGATACAGAAGTTCAACT TGCTACTGGAGAACAGTGGTATTCTAAACCAGATTTCTAAGAAAAACGAACAGTTTTCTGATCATTATGAACCAAGATCTTCAGAAATCTTGCTAGAAGAAGATAATGAAAAGAGAGTATCAGTAGCACTGAAAAAAACCTCTGAAATCCTTCAGGATATTGACTGTCTTCTATCAAACTCTAAAAAGTGA